The bacterium DNA window TTTCAGACGCTGGTATTGCCGCCAGTACAGCGGAAGCTATGGCTTCCAACCTTCCTGTCATTGTTACCGATTCAGGAGAAAACAGAAAGTGGATTAAAGATGGAGAAAATGGGTTTGTAATTCCTATCAAAAATCCCAAAATACTGGCTGAAAAAATAATTTACTTGTTTGAACACGATGAAATAAGAAAAAAAATTAGCGAAAATGGTAGGGAAATAATCAATGAAAAAAATAATTACTACAAAGAAATGGGAAAGATGGAAGAGATTTATGAAGAAATCATTAAGAACAGTTAAGCGGGTATTAGATAAAGTTCTTGGAACAAAAGTTGATGAAATTTATTGGCGATCTCGAAAAAGGACATGGGCAAAAGATTGTATTTCCTCAGAATCATTATTACATCCACATCGCAAATTTTTAATTGAAAGGATAGATTTGTATTCTCCATTTGAATCGTTGATTGAAATCGGCTGTGGTGCTGGTCCTAACCTTTATCTAATTGCAAAGAGATTTCCGAAGGTAAAACTTTATGGAATTGACATTAATAAAAATGCTGTGGAAGCAGGTCGTAACTTCTTTGCGGCAGAAGGTATTAATTCTGTCTCTCTGGGTGTAGGTAAATCTGAAAACTTATGTTCATTCTCAGATAAAAGCATTGACCTGGCTTTAACTGATGCAGTTTTAATTTATATTGCTCCAGACAAAATTGAAAAGGTAATAAAGCAATTAGTTCGTGTTGTGCGAAAAACACTGATATTTGTGGAATGGCATAGTAATTCACAAACATCAATTTATAATGATCATTGGGCACATAATTACAAAAATATATTAAAAGATTTTATTCTCCCAAATAAAATAAAATTTACTAAAATTCCAGAAAATATTTGGGCTGGAGATTGGGCAAAATACGGATATATAATTGAATCAACATTAAAACCATGAAAAAAGTTTTGATTATTGCAAATTTATATCATGCTTTTCCACGAATACCGGGCATATCAACTTATTTGCCAGAATTTGGGTGGCAGGCAACAATAGTTACACCCCCTCTGGATGATAAGGCAGAAAGTCAACTCGGTTTCCCTAAGCAATTTTTAGAAAGGGCTAGAATTATAGAAGTGCCTTATCATGGTGATATTTTCTGGTTTTGGAGAAAGATATTTAAGTTACTTGGCTTTGAAATAAAAGAGAGTATAACCGAGCAGATAAAAGAATCTGTTGGTATAATTTCAAAGGATTCTTTTATTGATTTCATAATGAAATGGTATCAGACTTTTTTTGCTTATCCTGATACTGAAAAGGGATGGAAGAAATCT harbors:
- a CDS encoding class I SAM-dependent methyltransferase, whose amino-acid sequence is MKKSLRTVKRVLDKVLGTKVDEIYWRSRKRTWAKDCISSESLLHPHRKFLIERIDLYSPFESLIEIGCGAGPNLYLIAKRFPKVKLYGIDINKNAVEAGRNFFAAEGINSVSLGVGKSENLCSFSDKSIDLALTDAVLIYIAPDKIEKVIKQLVRVVRKTLIFVEWHSNSQTSIYNDHWAHNYKNILKDFILPNKIKFTKIPENIWAGDWAKYGYIIESTLKP